CTCCTCATTAGTGGCAGTACCAAATAGTATACTGTCATcagcaaagaaaagatgatgCAAAGTTGGAGCTTGTGGACACATATTGAGACCCTGTAAAGCACCTTCTTGGACCGCCTTAGAAATCAAAGTCGACAAGCCCTCACTGCATAATATAAAGAGGTAGGGAGGTCTCCCTGCCTAATGCCTCTAGATGGGATGATCTGATCCGAAGGCTCCCCATGAATCAAGATTGCATACTTGACTGACATGACACAATTCATCACCATCCTAACCCACCGTGGATCAAAACCGAGCTTTAGAAGAATCGCTTGCACAAAAGGCCATTCTAGGCTATCATACGCCTTACTAATATCaagtttgagagagaaaaaaccTGTTTCTTGATGGCGAAGTTTATGCATGAAATGTGCAGCCTCTGTTGCTACCAGGGTATTATCAGAAATCAAACGTCCTGGCACATACGCACtctgaagaggagaaataaTATCATGTAGCCAGATCTTCAATCTGTTTGTCACCACTTTAGAACTTATGCGGCAAATAACATTACATAACGCAATTGGGCGAAACTGAGTTGCATCCCTCGGCTCGAGGACTTTTGGAATCAAACATAAATGGGTGAAGTTGGATTCTGGCCAGAGTTCACATTTTTCCAACATGCTACGCACCGCAATGCATACATCATGACCCACTAGCTACATCCCAATATTTCTGGAAGAAAAAGGGGGACATACCATCAGGTCCCGGGCTCTTGGATGGGTGCATTTGAAACAAGgcatttttaatttcatcatcaGAGTAGTTTTGCATTAATGCTGCATTCATGTTGTCATCAACCCTACGCGGCACAGCTTCCATCACTTCTAACATAGCAGCATGATCACTGCCTTCAGTAGTAAAAACATTCTGGAAATACGTATGCAGCAGATGTTCAATTACCTGTGGTTCAGTTCTCCGCTCCCCATGAGCATCTGTTAAGCCTTttatggtgttttgacttttccTGTTACTAGCTTTCCTGTGAAAAAAGCAGAATTGCGATCGCCATCTTTTAACCAGATTGCTCGGGAACGTTGTCTCCAATATTTTTCCTGATTCGTGAGTAACCGGTTGTACTTAACATGCAGAGTTTTTTGTTCTTCATAAAGCTCCGGAGAATGAGGGAGTCCCACGAAGCTTTTCCTGTATAATTCTCATCTCTATTTTCTGCTGGTCAAAATCCGTGACATGCCATTGCATTAAATTCTGTCCCGTTGCTTCAATCTTACGACTTAACTGCTGTAATGCATTCCCAGTTGTAGCATTCCGGCCGCCCCCACCAGCATTCTTCAAAACGGAAGCGGCGGACAGTTCGTTTAGGCTGGACCTGATTTCCTCGGACCTCAATTAAGAGAGGGCAATGATCCGAGTCTGATGGTTCTAGAACAATAACTCTGCTTAAAGGGAAGCGTTGTCTCCATTGAGGGGAGTGAAATCCCCTGTCCAGTCTCTCCTTAGTAAACGTATTATACCAAGTGTATTTGCTGCCAATAAAGCCCATGTCGAGCAAGTTGCATTGAGCCATTGTACGTCGAAACTTTAACATCGCAGTACGTAGCCGCCCTAGGTGGTCCTCCTGATTTGTCCTCCTGACACATAATTTCGTTAAAATCATCAGCCATAATCCATGGAAGAGAGATGGCTTGATTGGCTAGGGTTTTTATCAACTGCCAAGTATGATCCCGGCCTCCTCGAGCAGCTACTCCATAAATCCCAGTAAACCTCCATTGCTCCGTACCTGGTTTACCAATGATTGCATCGATGTGATTGGCAGAGTAGGTTTGGAGATCAACATGAGTCTCATCATTCCAGAACAACGCTAACCCTTGGCCTTCATCTTCATGTGACACACAAAAACCACTTTTGAAGCCTAACCTACCTTGCAAGGAATCAATTAACCCTTTCTTAGCTAGGGTTTCCGAGAGAAAAATAAGACATGGTTTCCTCGCCTTCACTATATCAAGGAGGGCTCGTTGGGTTTCAAAATTGACGATTCCTCGACAGTTCCACACAAGGATATTTCCTTGCAACATTTGTGCcggaaaactcacggcttggtgGCAGCGTTCAGAGAGCGGCGGCCTTTAGATAACTCTTATTTTGGCTTCTACCATCTGACAATATATTAGAAtcactaaattttattttatttcacaCGAGACTCCGTGTGTAAATTGTTCTGAAATCTGAAAAATATTGGGTCTCATTTTAAACCCTATATGGCAACGATAGTCTCTGTGGAAAATGTATACACACGGAACCGAGTTTTGCGTAATCGCGTTTGCCTTCTTATTCATTTGACTAAATTATTATGCGTGTGCTTCCAAACATATGTTAATAATTTGAAAGTTCAAACTAAATCCTAATCAGGAATTTCGTTGCAAAAAGTAAACGGTATTCGATTGATCCTCAGTACTATAAAAGGAAGATCCTAGAGCTTATATCCAGTAGAGATAGCTAGGTATAAGAAAGATGGAAACATATAAGATTATACTGATAGTTTGGGGTGTTCTCGCAGCTGTACTAACTATTTTGGCTTTATTGCGTAAAGGACGTACaggcggtggtggtggtagcATTTCCGGTGGTAGACATCATCATCATGGTGGGGGTGCAGCCGGTTTTGGCATTGGAGCCACCACTGATTTTGGCATTGGAGCCACCACTGATTTTGGCGGGGGGGCGGGTtttggtggtggaggtggaggtggaggaggaggaggaggtagCAGCGCATGCTGAAAGCAAGtctattccttttctttctcttcttggcAAACGAAAGCAAGTCATTAATTTCTGAACGCCACATGGCCGCTCGTTCTATCACACGAAACAGTTCTGACGTGTGTAGCTAGCTAGGCATAAGATGATAAGAAATTAGGATATCCAAGGGTGAAGAAGGTCTCGATTCATATATCATCTATTTGTTTGTATTTGCTAATAAATAGAGGAAATAATCAATTGTTCTTTTAGCTTCTAATTTCTCATATTTTGCTTGTTCAATTAGTACTGAATAATGAATATAACAAAAATTTTATTGGCAAAAGCGTAACATGCATGCTCATGCTTCTTAGCTCCATTATTAGACCTCTATTACTTCTTGTAAAAATTTAATTCCCATTTACCCCCTCTAGAAAgcttaaaaagagaaaaaaaaaaaaaaaatcctttttcAATTTTAGATGATCATCGTTTCTTCACTAAAAGACTTTATGGTCTTGTGGGTTTCTAGTTCAGGTATTGAAGTTTGCATGCATCGAATTCTTTGAATCATATCTATTCAATGATTTGTTCattatcattgttttttttAGCGTCTCTCCTTGAAGGTGGAATTAAAGAATTGAGTATTCATCATGTTAATTGCTATTGATTAcctcttccttttcattttaattGTAAACTGTAAACAACAAAACTGAAAAGTTTGCTTACAGTCTTGCAACATGAGGTTAATTGATGGTCAGGTCTAGGTATATATTGATTCAACGACATGAATAGTTCTTTGGGAAATTTAGCCCTCGTCTACTATGTACAAGCAAGACAGGAACTCAGGAAGGGCATAATTTGAGGGTGAGATCTGACGACGCCAACCTTGGTTGCAGGGCCGGTCCTAAGCTTTTTGATGCCCGGGCAAAATTTTTTGTGTGTGCCCAACTAGCCTGGAAATCTAGAATCagcttttttccttcttgttttttcttttctgatcgaGATTGACTTGCAAATCCAACTTCTAATTGcacctaatattgaaaattgaaaaccgaTGAATGAGCAGGTTGTTAGAAATCACTTTGAATGATAATTGATAAACACTGGAGCATAGAACCATACCCGAAAATCTGGAATttgcttttttccttcttgttctttcttttctaatcGAGATTGACTTGCAACTCCAACTTCCAATTGcacctaatattgaaaattgaaaccaaTGAATGAGCAGGTtgttaaaaatcaatataactCAAAAAACAAGTAACAAGGCTTTTGATATCCAAATTTTCATTGGATATCAAATTTGAAGAACACCCAATACCTATTTTGATTTGACCTCAGCCTACATTGATGGAAAGCTGAAAAATTCGTATGGTCACCATAGAATAATAGAAACATAGAGGGAAAAGATTGGGTGATGGATGAGAATGAACTGAAGAATTGAGTAACCATTGAaaccaatttaaagaaaaaaattgctgGGTTTCAAGGTTTGGGACTTTGGAGAGAGCAAGAGATGCTTGGATAATCAATTTTGTATCTGCCATTGTgcgttagaagaagaagaagaagtaaagaCGCGATCTGCGTCTAGaaatcagaattttttttatgttccactctctatacatatataattatatctatatatatatatatatatatatattacatctattaaatcttattgataaaaTCTGGTGCCCCCTCTATGTTAGACCCTGGGCTATCGCCAATGATGCCCATGGGCAAGGCCGGCCCTGCTTGGTTGTAGAGGTGTGATCGGAGGTGTAGGTAGGTGCTGGAAAGGTTGAAGAAGGATAGATGTACAGACCCAAAAAAATGTACATAAAAGAAAAGGGCAAAATTGAAAGTTTATTGATAGTTTTTTGACATAGAGGTCTATATAGCAAATGTGGAGGTTTGAATAGAACCACTCTAGTTTTTTTCCTGATAAATCCCtacattttcaaaaataaaaaatttagtaggTTTATCTAGTCTGTGCACTTTGTGTGCTTTATTATGTTCTAGTTCGTTACTAGAATATGTGAGATTTGATGTCGAATGAGTGGTATTATACTACATAAAATGATGTTTCTTATCTGctttactttgtttttattaatGGAAGCGTCTGTAATGTGTCGTTCTGGCCTGAGTTCACATTATGATCAATCAATGATATATacttaaaaaaaatgtttaaatATGTATCAAGATGTTTACTTTTCgtcttttcaaaacaaaacttCAAGATCAATGTTCTCTTATTTGACATATGATATATTcaagtcttttcttttttatttttgtttttaagaatGAAATATTCAAGGCGTTGAGTTCAGAAAAAACAATAGACAtcaaaaaacaatgaaaaaggGGAATTCGGTTGTTTAAGTGACTTTATAAATCTACCTATAGGGCAGAATCAAGAAGTTTACTGAAAGTTGAGTTACCATTGGATACTCATGTTATTAATTCTACTTGTTATAAAGTATAATTGCATCTTTGTGCCACCATGTTGACATCATTTCATCAATTATTTGCTTCTAGTGGCTACTCCATACCCTTATTCTACCATCTAACAACTGCACTAATTCAAATCATTCCACAATTGTAGAAGCAATAGCAAGCATAATCTGTCTCGCAAATATTGATGTCATGCATCGTGGAGTTTAATCCAGCACTTCTTCCCGCAATCTTCTAATGTGCATCCACACTCCACTGTCATACAACTGTTCTTGGCATCTTTTCAGTGCATTAACATGAGGCACCAAACAAATTACAAAAGTTCAAAAATATGAGCGAGCAACTAATTTTCACCCTTCTACATTTGACGAAATGatgtcaaagatgcacttatcaGACAACATGAATACATGATTACCCAATGGTAACTCAATTTCCAGTTAACCTCTTATTCTGAGTTCTGACCCAGATTATGAACTCATAGAAACAACCGCATTTGCCTCTTCCCTTTGATTTTGGATGAAGTCAAGGCTTTCGGCTTTCTAAACTTACGTTCAGTTGGAAACTCAAAGCCATCATTGaaaatttcaaagaattaaACATCTTGAacctttgttttgaaaagtaaaCGTCTTGTCTTGGCTATAAAAAGGATACCGAAGCTTTTGTTACACAACATTGGATTATTTGACACTCCCAACTTATGAAAACTTGGGAAATCATACCCATAGTCGGGTTTGTTGGCTTCTTCGTAATTACTGCTTTGAGTCTGTTTTTAAGAAGTCGTGGCAGTCTAGGCGATGGTGGACATGGAAATCTTTCTGAAGGTGGAGCTAATACCGACGTTGAAGCCACTATTGACATAGGACCCGACGACAACGGTGGAGCAATTATCGACTCCGGATTCATTGTAACAGACTCTGGAGGTGGAGCCAATTTTGGCAATGGAGCTGATTCAGGGGGTGGAGGTTgtggcggcggaggaggagtAGGCGGCAGTGCATGATAGTTCAAGTTTTTCCTCGTTTGACTTGTGCTCCTAAAACAAATAGCAGTACCCTGAAATTATATTGTGATTCTTTCATTGTTTAGAGTTGTCCTTTCATATGCGTATGTAATTGTGATGGGGTAATGTTCATCCGGTCATCCCCCTCGTTCGCATCTGTTCTCTTTCTAGTTCCTTCCCTTCATatagaaaataaacaaagaaaggcGACTTTTGTTCACCATTCACAATGAGCAAGGAGAGCACATCAACACGCTTTTCAGTTGACCAAGTACAAAATTGACATACCTATGAACAGCGAGGGGGAATTCCTTGTGTCTAAGACCAAGTCCAAATACCCAATACACATGCACGAAAACAAGCAATAAATCTAATAACACCTACAGGTCTAGCATATTACTGCTTCCGATGAGCTGATATTGCCTTATTCTttattaaattaacaaaaataaaatataaaataaaaaaaaaacaaatattttacTGCTCAAGTTCTTATTTGCAGTCAAATAATTTGCTCTAGACTTGGAACATTTCTACCATCTTCCCAACCAAACTTCAGGTTCACTAAGCTGGAGCTTAACATTTTACTGGGGCTAATtagattttgaattcaaattgcTAATAAACGATAATTGCTATCAAACATTGTTCGAACCTGCAGAGCTTAGgttcagagaaaaaaaaaatgaataagaaCTATAAAATCCATAGGGTACTTGACTTTGGTTCCTATAGTTCTCAATACCAAACTGTGCAAATGAACTAACTTTGCCTTATGCTTGAACCATAACTCTCAGAACCCTCAATAACCCAAAACTGCAAGAGCAAAGCTAAAAAATTGGAGAGCCGAATACTTAACGACtgacttcaggtaccaaagctACGGTCTCCAGCATCACCCAGACCAGGGATTATAAACCTGAAATCAGTACCagcccaaaagaaaatatattaaacCTGCAGTTTGCAAAATAAATCACATTTCCTAGTAGGTAGTAGCCGCATTACAGCAAAGGGAGTTACTTACCCTTTATCATTTACAGTAGGATCAATGATCCCAGTGTACACATGAAGCCTGGAAAATGGTAAAAGCCAAGTTAAGAAATGCTAAGGTTGGTCCAAACTGTACTCGGTGATAAGTAAATTGTTACCCGGGAAATTTCTCGCTCAGCTTTTGAAGGGCCGGAGGAGCAGCTACAGCAGATATCTGTGAAGGAAAATTATTCACAGGATATATGACCTATCAAGACACTTATAGTAAACATAAGGAACCCCTTCACAATACTTACAACTTTGATTTGCTTGTTAGCAAGCCCATGCTCCTTCAATAGGTCCACAGCGGCCACTATTGTGCCACCTGAAATGAAAATAAGGGGACAGAGAGAAAGAATCGAGTCAACCCAATATAACAATTCAGTGCAAACTGCAAAATTTTCTGCTAAAATATATGAACAGATGAAGTGGTCACTTATGACGCATCTTTTATCAATCCAATCGGACACCCACACAAGTATGATATTGATACCTGTTGCTAGCATCGGATCAAACAGAAATACTCGAGATCCTTCAGGAAATTTTGCAGGTAGCCTACCAAAGATTTGACAAGATTTGTTAGAAAGGTCGCACAAACACTGCATGTAGAAGGAATGAGAAATACAAAGAAAAAGGCAAAACAAGACTAGTTCAGAACTGAGACGAATACTTGAATCATGCTTAATAAAAGGAATAAGAAATACTTCAAAGCATTATAATTCCCACAAAAACAAGCTTTTAAATACTTTTGTGATTGAAACAAGGAATGCTTACTTGTTAAGATATATAGTTGGTAGAAGTGTTTCCTCGTCTCGGGCCATTCCTTGAGCGTAGAATAAGTGAAAAAGACATCAGCTAATATCAATTACCCAAAAACACGAAGAAACTTGAACTGCATGCATGCTACACGGGAACTTTTCTTACCAAGATGGTACGTTTTTGTTGCTGGCAAGACGGATGATGCATGTTCCATAAGAGCTAGACCAGCTCTCAGTATTGGAACGACCTGCAAaactaaaagaataaaatatcaATAGATCACACTCAGATGTTAGACCCTGTTCAGTGAAGTACTTATCTACGCTTTTATAATCTGTGAATCCAATATTCAATCATCATATAAGATTACATAAATCTAGTACCCTACACACTCATATAATGGAAGCATCTTTAAACACCAACCAATGCTGAGAACTAACCGCCACAGGCTCCCTTGGATCTATGAATTCAACTGATGCAACACCCATTGGTGATTGAATTTCTCCAGTGACCGTAGGCTGACATTTAGTAAAGAGAAAACATGTGTTATAAACCTAAAATAGAATGTAGTATTTATTGATTACTACTGAAGCCATGAGTGTAAGATATGGAAACTCACCAACCAATCTCTTGAAGCTTCATAAATAAGAAGTCTCCCCAACTCAGCCATGGCATTTTCTACAACATATGACTGACCCCATAAGAAAATGCTTACTCAATTTGGGGGCAGCAAAGCAGTATAAGCTCAAAACTAGAAACAAAAGCCATAGTCTCTCCATCATTTTAACAATGACGAACAAACAAACTCACTTAGAGCACTAATCAAGCTTGATAGTCGATATCAAAATGATCAGATATAAAACCACGTTTGGCAATTCTGTTACTTACTGAAAATGGGGCAAGGGGTCTGCTCATTTCTCAGGACTGAAACCCAATGCTTAATCAACGGGTGCGGCGGCACAAAGACCTAAAAACAAATCCCGAAAAAACCCTTGAAACGAAGCATATTCTTCACAAAGCCAAAAACACTTATTCTAACCATCATTCTCTATTCTCAGCTCTCCAACTTCAGCAGCAAATTCCAAACATATAAAGCCAACAACCACAAACTATCCAAAGATACAAACTTTCCAATTCAAAGCATCCAAACTCATCCCTTTCAACAATCACAAACCCAAAAAGCATCCAAATTCTAACAATCACAAACCAAACAGAGCATGAAAGTGACAAGCAAACCAGCATTCGGTCGCCGGAAACCGCCTTCTCCTGGGTGGTCATGTGGGCCTTCACGGTAAGTGATCTCCGGCGTCGCGTACCGGAATAAGAGACCTAAACGCAAGCAGCGTCGCTTGGTTACAAGGCGTAAAAGAAATTTACTGTGACGGCCgtgaagggaaaagaaaaagaaaaaagaatttacCTTTTGGGGATTAGAGGAGGAGGGAATGAGATTAAGTAGGGGAGGGGAGGTAGGGTTTCGGGAAGAGAGACGTGGAGTTTGGGATTGGGAGGGACAGTGTAGAGAGAAATGTAAACGACACGACGCCATGGATTAGAGGATTACTTTCTCTCCGTTTCTGTGTCTGAGTTTGGGATACGAGCGTTTGGGAGAAAGGAGGTGAGCTAAACGACACGCGTTACGGGTCGACCCGTTGAGGCCCAAATAAGATCCACGGCCCGGATGGGATGTGACATGCTCGACAAGTAAATCAATTTCATTCGTAATAAGCTTATTGtgtttgaagaaaaaatcgagtATTTACTGACCAAAAGCAAATTGTGATACGATAACAGTAAGTACACAAACACCGCCAAAGCCATGCATTATCAAGATTTGATGTTGTTATGAACTTccccttttgttttttgaaagGATGAACTTCGCCTTTATGATACAAAGTATTGTGAATGTCATTTACGGCTTTACATAATTACATTGttatataaattatttataATATTAATAATTAGTGGATAGATGAAAATAAACTATGTTGTatatttttcccaaaaaaaaaaaaaaaactatcttaTATATAAATTACACAGTATAAGTATAAACATTATGTCTATCTAAAACTTATGACTCTTGAGTTAAAAACAAAGTACATATCTCTTCAAATGATATATAAAAGGATGAATGACATACAGAAGCTTTAGGttgtagttttattttattataaaaaatcgatatacaaaagaataaattaaatagTTTTGAATATATCCTAAAGATCTAAAAAATCAACATACCATATGTAAGTATTCATGTGTTGAGTTATTTGATGTAATATGATTTTCTTTGTTAGACTTAGAATCAGGCGGGTCATGAATATCTCTAGCATGATAAAATTGTTTTGTGGCCGAATTTTCTGATGGTTAAGCGTTACTTGAGCTGACAACTTGATGTTTCCACTAGAACCCAATCAATCTACTTTGTTTGCCCCGTTGACAAATTCACCACCAAAAGTCATCTTCAACAACATATCACGATTAACTTTCACTACTCCAAATATTGATAGAACAAGAACGGGTATCTTCACTCCCCCACAAATTTCCCCCTGCCTACCTAGTCTTTCCACGACTTTTAGCTCTACTCCTAATTCAAACTTTCAAGGAAATACAAACACCATCAATGATAGTGAAGTTAAGAAAACaccttgtctttttttttttcgcttctTTCAATTAGTTAAGAAGATTTTGGTGTCTCTGTTTGGTTAACCTGACAATCCATTGGTATAGATCGAGGAAATATATTAATATAATCCATGAGGTGGATCATATTTGATGGCTTTTGGTTAATTTTCTGTTTGATTAAAGCATTAAATCAggttatttatttgtttatttcagCATGAAACTACTTTCATTGGTATAGAGTAATATAATCAACAGTAAAGTGACTGAAAATAGCTTTTGGACAAGATGATTCTTTAGTACTATCGAGTCAGGAAATATAATTCATAGGTGAATCATATATGAAGGCTTTTGGTTAATTTGAGTCCGAGCTACATGCTAAGAACACCCTATAAGTGCATTTTAATTAGTTTCGGATGAAAATTACCCTTTGCGGATTAGACTAGGAGAGAATGAGATTAATGAGGAGAGGAGAACGAGGAGAGCTAGAGTTTTGATACGAGAAATGTGCCGTTTCGGAAGGACACGGTTGAGAGAAATGTATTTGAGACGACGACATATATTAGAGGATCAGTACTTCTCGTCTTGTATAGAGTTTGGGATACTTGTGGAAGTTGCACTAAACGATACCCGTACGGTTCAACCTGTGAAGGCCGAAATAAGATATATGAGTTTAGGAGTCTAAGTAAAAAAAGGTGGCCAGTATAATAGACATAGACATGTGCATTTTCctgtatgaaaataaaaaatataatacAAAGATTGTGATGTTCATGTTCTTTTTAGTGTTAATCGCATAAACTTCTGTGACGGGAAAAATATAGTTTGTATTGATTAATTCTTAATTTGGGATCAAAAATAGAAATGTTGACGGTGACTTTTGGATGTCACAATTGAAATATCAACACATCCTTTTAGCTGGGTCtcacggaagaagaaaaaaagatgagTTTTTAGACAATGAGATTGAATAGCTTATTTGAGTATGTAATTGTCATTATCGAATATCGATACAAGAGGAGTATGACTCCTAGTGTGTGAAATGTGTATGGGGTACTCAATAAAAAGTTGATACGTAATCCTAGCTTACTAAATACCAATTGGTGAAACTTTATCGTGAATTTGTGAAGGTTTCATGCAATGAATTTAAGAAAAACAACTTTGAACACTTCACTTGCATTGTTGGTGCATAGAAGAATTTCCAAACAAAATAAACATCTAATTCAATAGCTTATAAACTTAGCATACGCACATCAAT
Above is a genomic segment from Rosa chinensis cultivar Old Blush chromosome 3, RchiOBHm-V2, whole genome shotgun sequence containing:
- the LOC112194825 gene encoding uracil phosphoribosyltransferase; its protein translation is MASCRLHFSLHCPSQSQTPRLSSRNPTSPPLLNLIPSSSNPQKVSYSGTRRRRSLTVKAHMTTQEKAVSGDRMLVFVPPHPLIKHWVSVLRNEQTPCPIFKNAMAELGRLLIYEASRDWLPTVTGEIQSPMGVASVEFIDPREPVAVVPILRAGLALMEHASSVLPATKTYHLGMARDEETLLPTIYLNKLPAKFPEGSRVFLFDPMLATGGTIVAAVDLLKEHGLANKQIKVISAVAAPPALQKLSEKFPGLHVYTGIIDPTVNDKGFIIPGLGDAGDRSFGT